From Candidatus Amoebophilus asiaticus 5a2, the proteins below share one genomic window:
- the argS gene encoding arginine--tRNA ligase, with amino-acid sequence MNIDLVLREAIQNAFQSVFELSIPLADVNLQPTRKEFEGTHTLIVFPFTTTCKVSPEVIANKIGDWMQTNTQAIASYNVVKGFLNLSIKDTIWLASFNQMYQNKHFGYLPSNRQKIVVEYSSPNTNKPLHLGHLRNNFLGHAVSEILQAAGYEVYKVNLVNDRGIHICKSMVAYQHWGRGETPESRGLKGDQLVGKYYVKFDQVYKEQVAALTQTLGDAEQAAKQAPLLQEAQVMLKQWEAGNEEVLALWRKMNGWVYDGFDITYQKLGITFDKVYYESQTYLLGKEVVAEGLAKGTFYKKQDGSVWIDLTQEGLDEKLLLRADGTSVYITQDLGTADLRYQDFKPNKLVYVVGNEQDYHFEVLAKIMARLGRPYATDLYHLSYGMVDLPTGKMKSREGTVVDADMLIDEMIETAEEHTRELGKIDGFSKEEAKDLYHILAMGALKYFLLRVDAKKRLLFDPQASIDFQGDTGPFIQYTHARIAAVLRKVQQADIAFNDIVEQENFVLHPLEREVIVELAAFPKKLQESALAYAPAILAQHVLEIAKAYNRMYAELSILHEQDTKVQLFRIQLSVLVAQVIKTVMHLLGIVVPERM; translated from the coding sequence ATGAACATAGACTTGGTACTTCGAGAAGCCATACAAAATGCTTTTCAATCTGTATTTGAATTATCAATACCTTTAGCAGATGTTAATTTACAACCTACCCGTAAGGAGTTTGAGGGTACTCATACCTTAATAGTTTTTCCTTTTACTACTACTTGCAAGGTATCCCCTGAAGTAATTGCTAATAAAATAGGGGATTGGATGCAAACAAATACACAGGCGATAGCTAGCTATAATGTGGTAAAGGGTTTCCTAAATTTGTCTATAAAAGACACTATTTGGCTAGCATCTTTTAACCAAATGTATCAAAATAAGCACTTTGGCTATCTACCTTCAAATAGACAAAAAATAGTAGTTGAATATTCTTCCCCTAACACTAATAAACCCTTACACCTTGGTCATTTAAGGAATAATTTTCTAGGGCATGCTGTTAGTGAAATACTACAAGCAGCTGGCTATGAAGTTTATAAGGTTAACTTAGTAAATGATCGAGGTATCCATATATGTAAATCTATGGTAGCTTATCAGCATTGGGGTAGGGGAGAAACACCTGAATCTAGAGGACTTAAAGGTGACCAGTTGGTAGGAAAATATTATGTGAAGTTTGATCAAGTCTATAAAGAACAAGTAGCAGCGCTAACGCAAACATTAGGAGATGCAGAGCAAGCCGCCAAACAAGCTCCTTTGCTACAAGAAGCACAAGTTATGCTAAAGCAGTGGGAGGCAGGTAACGAGGAGGTATTAGCACTATGGAGAAAAATGAATGGTTGGGTATATGATGGCTTTGATATTACCTATCAAAAGTTAGGCATTACTTTTGATAAAGTATATTATGAATCTCAGACGTATTTATTAGGAAAGGAGGTAGTGGCAGAGGGGCTTGCAAAAGGAACTTTTTATAAAAAACAGGATGGTTCTGTATGGATAGATCTAACGCAAGAAGGGTTGGATGAAAAATTACTATTGAGAGCCGACGGTACTTCTGTATATATAACCCAAGATTTAGGGACTGCTGACTTACGGTATCAAGATTTTAAGCCTAATAAGTTAGTTTATGTAGTAGGTAACGAACAAGATTATCATTTTGAAGTGCTTGCTAAAATTATGGCTCGTTTGGGACGACCCTATGCAACAGATCTATACCACCTCTCGTATGGAATGGTAGATTTGCCTACAGGAAAAATGAAGTCCAGGGAGGGAACTGTGGTTGATGCAGACATGTTGATTGATGAGATGATAGAAACGGCGGAAGAACATACGAGGGAATTAGGGAAAATTGATGGGTTTTCTAAAGAAGAAGCAAAGGACTTATATCATATACTAGCAATGGGAGCATTGAAATACTTTCTATTACGTGTAGATGCTAAAAAACGTCTATTATTTGATCCTCAAGCTTCTATTGACTTCCAAGGGGATACAGGTCCTTTTATCCAGTATACTCATGCACGTATTGCAGCGGTATTAAGAAAGGTACAACAGGCAGATATAGCATTCAATGATATTGTGGAGCAGGAGAACTTTGTTTTGCATCCTTTAGAGCGTGAAGTAATTGTAGAACTGGCTGCTTTTCCAAAAAAGTTACAAGAATCAGCTTTAGCTTATGCACCTGCTATACTAGCCCAACATGTTTTAGAAATTGCCAAAGCATATAATAGAATGTATGCAGAACTATCTATTTTACATGAGCAAGATACTAAAGTACAGCTATTTAGAATACAACTTTCTGTTTTGGTGGCACAGGTCATTAAAACTGTCATGCATTTGTTAGGTATTGTAGTTCCAGAGCGTATGTAA
- a CDS encoding FKBP-type peptidyl-prolyl cis-trans isomerase gives MLPTKLKKYTYAFIMAGILMNILISCDQCFYKTTSTGLQYRIEKKGEGPKPKNGELLLIDIVYKTKDRKVVLDYTNSDSPVIVRYSDSDSNLQADGGIYEAISMLKKGDRFIFKLPAKKALGRQFSEAATKHQLEENTLLYTHVYLKDIVNEKQLEQLQKEQFKAMLEKRKEHIAKQLPKDLEIINNYLDKKQIKASSTNSGLKYTIDKPGKGAHPQPGNTVKVHYVGKTLEGQVFDTSIAEVAQQHNMYDARRHYEPLEFRIGEGSMIEGFEEGIKLLKRHAKAHLFLPSVLAYGEAEFLPYIKAHSNLIFEVELVDILTQ, from the coding sequence ATGTTGCCAACTAAATTAAAGAAATATACATACGCTTTTATCATGGCTGGTATATTGATGAATATATTAATTAGCTGTGATCAATGTTTTTATAAAACGACAAGCACCGGTTTACAATATAGAATAGAAAAAAAAGGAGAAGGCCCTAAGCCTAAAAATGGTGAGCTATTACTAATAGATATAGTATACAAAACCAAAGATAGAAAAGTTGTGCTAGATTATACTAATAGTGATTCTCCTGTAATAGTAAGATACAGCGACAGCGACAGTAACTTACAAGCAGATGGTGGAATTTATGAAGCTATTAGCATGCTAAAAAAGGGAGACCGTTTTATATTTAAGCTTCCTGCAAAAAAAGCTTTGGGCAGACAATTTTCAGAAGCGGCTACTAAACACCAGCTAGAAGAAAATACTTTGCTATATACCCATGTATATTTGAAAGATATTGTTAATGAGAAACAACTTGAACAATTACAAAAAGAACAATTTAAAGCTATGTTAGAAAAACGCAAAGAGCATATTGCTAAGCAATTACCTAAAGATTTAGAAATTATAAACAATTACTTAGATAAGAAGCAAATTAAGGCTTCTTCTACTAATTCAGGGCTTAAATATACAATTGATAAGCCTGGCAAAGGTGCTCATCCTCAACCAGGAAATACAGTAAAAGTACATTATGTAGGTAAGACCCTAGAAGGACAAGTATTTGATACAAGCATTGCAGAAGTAGCACAGCAACACAATATGTATGATGCTAGAAGGCACTATGAACCTTTAGAATTTAGAATAGGGGAAGGTAGTATGATAGAAGGATTTGAAGAGGGTATCAAGCTTCTAAAAAGACATGCAAAAGCACACCTTTTCTTACCTTCTGTATTAGCGTATGGTGAAGCTGAGTTTCTACCTTATATTAAGGCACATTCCAATCTTATCTTTGAAGTAGAGTTAGTGGATATACTAACACAATAA
- a CDS encoding DHH family phosphoesterase — protein MDIIPAIEKEILSQPKRIVITMHTNPDADALGASLGLAAFLKKKNHHVSVIAPTAYPEFLDWLPGIDEVIIYEKNNQQLSFELIASADIIFCVDFAILNRINELASAVKQTKATKIVIDHHLDTEDFADVMLWNPKATAAAELVYELIEALGETDCIDKSIAECLYVGILTDTVSFKTPNTTPHVHRIVANLLEFGVEVAKINKLVYDSNSLNKLKFLSFILSNRLTVLPDYKTAYIAIKSADAKQFNLNTGDTEGLVNYALSIKGIVLAALIKEKYDRVCISLRSVGDFAVNTFAKEYFHGGGHKNAAGGMTNLSLEETINIFETLVKNNQDLLN, from the coding sequence ATGGACATTATTCCAGCTATAGAAAAAGAAATACTCAGCCAGCCCAAAAGAATTGTTATTACTATGCATACCAACCCTGACGCGGATGCATTAGGGGCGTCGCTAGGGTTAGCTGCTTTTTTAAAAAAGAAAAATCATCATGTAAGTGTAATTGCTCCTACCGCCTATCCAGAATTTCTAGATTGGCTACCAGGAATAGATGAAGTTATTATTTATGAGAAGAATAACCAGCAATTGTCGTTTGAATTAATTGCCAGCGCTGACATTATCTTTTGCGTAGACTTTGCCATATTAAATCGTATTAATGAATTAGCAAGTGCTGTAAAACAAACAAAAGCTACCAAGATAGTTATCGACCATCATTTAGATACAGAAGATTTTGCAGATGTGATGCTATGGAACCCTAAAGCAACAGCAGCTGCAGAATTGGTGTATGAACTCATTGAAGCTTTAGGTGAAACTGACTGTATAGATAAATCAATAGCAGAATGTCTATATGTAGGTATTCTGACTGATACAGTATCTTTTAAAACACCTAATACAACGCCTCACGTACATCGTATTGTGGCTAATCTTTTAGAATTTGGAGTAGAAGTAGCTAAGATTAACAAACTAGTATATGACAGTAACTCGCTTAATAAGCTTAAATTTTTGAGTTTTATACTTAGCAATAGGCTTACTGTATTACCAGACTACAAGACAGCATATATCGCTATAAAGTCGGCTGATGCTAAACAATTTAACCTGAATACAGGCGACACAGAAGGATTAGTAAACTATGCACTTTCTATTAAAGGTATTGTATTAGCAGCCCTTATTAAAGAAAAGTATGATAGGGTATGTATTTCTCTGCGATCTGTGGGTGATTTTGCAGTAAACACTTTTGCTAAAGAGTATTTTCATGGTGGTGGTCACAAAAATGCTGCTGGAGGCATGACCAATCTATCTTTAGAAGAAACTATAAATATATTTGAAACATTAGTCAAAAATAACCAAGACCTATTAAATTAA
- the secG gene encoding preprotein translocase subunit SecG, which produces MFTLLITFILITAILLILVTALQSSKKEGVGNSLGSMGAHQIIGVKKTSDLLEQITWGLLTSLFVLSLGTSLWLKKRNIGLPISPNLERIQQEYSLIEPSQDQQEAASTQVQQDTNTDTASK; this is translated from the coding sequence ATGTTTACCTTATTAATTACTTTTATTCTTATTACAGCTATTTTACTTATACTTGTTACTGCTTTACAAAGCTCTAAAAAAGAAGGTGTAGGCAATTCACTTGGAAGTATGGGAGCTCACCAAATAATAGGTGTTAAGAAAACAAGTGACTTATTAGAGCAAATTACTTGGGGTTTACTTACTTCATTATTTGTATTAAGCCTTGGCACATCACTCTGGTTAAAGAAAAGAAATATAGGACTCCCAATTAGCCCTAATCTTGAGAGAATTCAACAAGAATATTCACTTATTGAGCCTAGCCAGGATCAGCAAGAGGCTGCTAGCACACAAGTACAACAAGATACCAATACTGATACAGCTTCTAAGTAG
- the lptE gene encoding LPS assembly lipoprotein LptE yields the protein MYTFSGSSLSKEAKTFSMQPFQSRVALGPANLSEQLAEKLRMELAQKTKLKEVFSNGDIQFEGIITEFKYTPITPRSDDRGATTSREQLSITVQVSYSNAYDKDFEFSKKQFTQTADKDASTSRDTEEPGLVEDILKKLIKDIFNASIANW from the coding sequence ATGTACACATTTTCCGGCAGCTCTTTATCTAAAGAAGCTAAAACTTTTTCCATGCAGCCATTTCAATCTAGAGTGGCACTAGGCCCTGCTAACTTAAGCGAGCAACTGGCAGAAAAATTACGGATGGAATTAGCTCAAAAAACCAAATTAAAGGAAGTATTCAGCAATGGTGACATTCAGTTTGAAGGAATCATAACTGAGTTCAAGTATACTCCCATAACTCCTCGGAGCGATGACCGAGGAGCTACGACTAGTCGAGAACAGCTCAGTATTACCGTACAAGTAAGTTATAGCAATGCCTATGATAAAGATTTTGAATTTAGCAAAAAGCAGTTTACTCAGACTGCTGACAAGGATGCATCAACTAGCCGCGATACAGAAGAACCTGGCTTGGTAGAAGACATACTCAAGAAACTCATTAAAGATATATTTAATGCCTCTATAGCTAATTGGTAA
- a CDS encoding sigma-54 interaction domain-containing protein, producing the protein MQVAAELNHLKQQFGIVGNAPALNRAIEIATQVAPTELSVLITGESGTGKESFSKLIHSLSPYKHGKFIAINCGAIPEGTIDSELFGHEKGAFTGAVEMRKGYFEEANGGTIFLDEIGEMPISTQTKLLRVLEYGEFIKVGSSKIQKVKVRVIAATNVNLLDAIYKGKFREDLYYRLNTVPIQIPPLRERGADITLLFLKFATEFADKYYIKPIQLTEDAQDLLLHYRFPGNIRQLKNLVEQISVLEVDRLIDRKKLKDYLPPDQQVLPTLYRPSHTQESSKEREFLFKILFDMRKEMHDLQGLIFELLNSSSQGKEIIKTHATLFKKTPNRLEKEMLPVPSNSIYETDNLQPAYAYIKHQTKPFIQQHTQEVETIKEENLSIEAKEKELITKALEKFKHKRKKAAEVLGISERTLYRKINEYNLE; encoded by the coding sequence ATGCAAGTAGCAGCAGAGCTTAACCATTTAAAACAACAGTTTGGTATTGTAGGTAATGCACCTGCGTTAAATAGAGCTATTGAGATAGCTACTCAGGTAGCTCCTACGGAACTATCAGTGCTCATTACTGGCGAAAGTGGTACAGGTAAAGAATCCTTTTCTAAATTGATTCATAGTTTAAGCCCTTATAAGCATGGAAAGTTTATTGCTATCAACTGTGGTGCGATTCCTGAAGGCACTATTGATTCTGAGCTATTTGGACATGAAAAAGGTGCTTTTACAGGAGCAGTGGAAATGCGTAAAGGATACTTTGAAGAGGCTAATGGAGGAACTATTTTTTTAGATGAAATAGGCGAAATGCCCATTAGCACACAAACTAAACTTTTACGTGTGCTGGAATATGGAGAATTTATCAAAGTAGGTTCTTCTAAAATACAAAAAGTAAAAGTACGCGTTATAGCTGCTACTAATGTCAACTTGCTAGATGCTATTTACAAAGGTAAGTTTAGAGAAGACCTATACTATAGGCTTAATACTGTCCCTATCCAAATCCCTCCTCTTCGAGAAAGAGGTGCAGATATCACACTTCTATTTTTAAAGTTTGCTACTGAATTTGCAGATAAATATTATATCAAACCTATTCAGCTTACAGAAGATGCGCAAGATTTACTCTTGCATTATAGATTTCCAGGCAATATCAGGCAACTTAAAAATCTAGTAGAGCAAATTTCTGTTTTAGAAGTAGATAGACTAATTGATCGAAAAAAATTAAAAGATTATCTACCACCCGACCAACAAGTTTTACCAACATTGTATAGGCCATCGCATACACAAGAAAGTTCAAAAGAGCGAGAGTTTTTATTTAAGATCCTTTTTGACATGAGAAAAGAAATGCATGATCTACAGGGATTAATATTTGAACTTCTTAATAGCAGTTCACAAGGTAAAGAGATAATTAAAACACATGCTACTCTCTTTAAAAAGACGCCTAACCGTTTAGAAAAGGAAATGTTACCTGTACCCAGCAATAGTATTTATGAAACCGACAATCTGCAACCCGCCTATGCCTACATAAAACATCAAACTAAGCCTTTCATACAACAGCATACACAAGAGGTAGAAACGATAAAAGAAGAAAATTTATCCATAGAAGCAAAAGAAAAAGAATTAATTACAAAAGCTTTAGAGAAATTTAAACATAAACGAAAAAAGGCTGCCGAGGTTTTGGGCATATCAGAACGTACTTTGTATAGAAAAATAAATGAATATAACCTTGAATAA
- a CDS encoding non-canonical purine NTP pyrophosphatase — MKNSTLTFVTGNNGKFKEVERYINELAPTITLKQAAIDLPECQSLDIRTVALGKAQKAWELLQAPVLIDDGGIYLERYHQFPGTLSKYVYQGIGLNGIWLLAKEDPRAYFLSCLVYITSPTDYHFFEGICQGIMIEPVNEVLDSHLPYTYMFVPNGQTKTMAQLRNTEAEKEFHHRLKATKQLINYIVTIVSERIY; from the coding sequence ATGAAAAATAGTACACTTACTTTTGTAACAGGTAATAATGGAAAATTTAAAGAGGTAGAACGTTATATCAATGAGTTGGCTCCTACTATTACATTAAAGCAAGCTGCAATAGATTTGCCCGAGTGCCAAAGTCTTGATATTCGTACTGTAGCTTTGGGCAAAGCCCAAAAAGCGTGGGAATTACTGCAAGCACCTGTGTTAATTGACGATGGCGGTATTTATCTTGAGCGTTACCATCAATTTCCTGGAACCTTATCCAAATATGTTTATCAAGGAATTGGGTTAAATGGTATTTGGCTTTTAGCTAAAGAAGATCCACGAGCTTATTTTTTGAGTTGTCTGGTCTATATTACTAGTCCAACTGACTATCATTTTTTTGAAGGTATATGCCAAGGAATCATGATTGAACCAGTAAATGAAGTGCTTGATAGCCATTTGCCTTATACCTATATGTTTGTTCCTAATGGACAAACCAAAACAATGGCTCAGCTACGTAATACCGAAGCAGAAAAAGAATTTCACCATCGGTTAAAAGCTACCAAGCAACTTATTAATTATATTGTTACGATTGTATCAGAAAGGATATATTAA
- a CDS encoding AAA family ATPase, producing the protein MPLLSEQTQQRRIHLQLAREKQPAKVVIYQGAGLMGGMQEEENDERMGQEYTKESKDNTKEEIKHLDSAPANREEEDLLKNTDYSNLPIPTKDISADNLPIFQEPLNTVQCLQGSYTIDGKVFRRQNVSGNGMDCFFNAAGLKREEQIAKLKQYKNDTTVRDMITNEIISAAKSSYELPAEVKKLINYTLYESQIEPINRLKEERNKQLTDQSKKSEEQDIKKLPPVLQNIDRQEEEILAALRQRASTVEVYMAFVENHIGNREMIVALHDVQGDNPTNQEANFTSIDAIAYINNLGIKIYQPDNRILHLTHQFTPQNATKIVYLYHSGIHFQTLIPGRNQEKAVELKPEEESTKEDLETFQPELEEVDLGQSISSCLEAQTIPDEHMEGFEVQGNMEKRWSPIHQEPEWSTYAKVIQTSGVDNSESEYSSSEEKEQMFQSLKENHPGLGYIDDKHNPYNRKGAKRAEKIQRRLEREAVLRHQLQEYEMNGITVKKCQGSRKITKIEFLKGIAQQVAPHLVELGTWEDIPEFVVITGKNGAGKSQLFEYIESVLNTHNPTINFLFRGPDYNNSHVAHNFDTNRDTDYFIKNSTQRKDLIADIIKYYRSGEISLRWQSWNLYRDILGKIDEGSLHQFPKKKDDNLPHSIAARLDEFNTDKQKLREQEIGKLIDSHKDYNSESHNVKDPLQALGKIFNLYEQRIEALLEHYRQFEYLNTLFEFRCKKKQKQKESVDSYRDFLRYIQDEESINKLIKKYIKEELRIVSPCEEANRILVREEYNFPYKLVFTSTDGHKKIKLERKAVKGDIRVPSSSLSSGEKMLLDLMAWLFYFQGVSAEGEDPAQVQKVDIMLLDEPDRHLDPDLCKMLYTFLHDEFVKKRHIQVFITTHRLDTVISAPKNSIYIMGERSLKQDKNTAVSKMTSTVIERATSSRSAASALSGGGLTVIRDENYVLVENKPDVKFYNIIYQKFLASSQLGNCMTKLIFMPVGIKFKKFTRKAGKLQSCFGTMMEMLKGSSTEHSNEFTELMKTSEDLITELKGMAHQGGGCSQVMKKVNEITLYEGKYDEKGRVLPGGNLQELEDKHYPEVIWGLIDNDDAVRKGESRGVGGVHAIDQVYSFENYICMPLNLFYYIKDYQHYEEGLSSGATLKTMLDNFNEEATTQEDLQRISDSVITYLVEVNNNKEKPIEFLSPFELNSENQVPVLLINGNTITYPKAFISDRGHTLLGNISSIIFGKRDEERMRTLLFKSLERIPVKFLPSKLLEPIQHLQSSVKVNKPTAGTQGSNNKSNKANNEKTLAAIIVWLNFKKELARIRTSKNSEEKIALSLPGVKKDDIIHFCIKQLQMKKIKIMSDGTICEEQEERIEEEGEKAKVQLGKKDKPVKGKKGNRTAAKKVDKEDKKG; encoded by the coding sequence TTGCCTCTATTAAGTGAACAAACGCAGCAGCGTCGTATCCACCTTCAATTAGCACGAGAAAAACAGCCAGCTAAGGTAGTTATCTATCAAGGAGCAGGTTTGATGGGTGGCATGCAAGAAGAAGAAAATGATGAACGGATGGGACAGGAATACACAAAAGAAAGTAAAGATAACACAAAAGAAGAGATAAAACATTTGGATTCAGCCCCAGCCAATAGAGAAGAGGAAGATTTATTAAAAAATACTGATTATAGCAACTTACCAATACCAACTAAGGACATTTCAGCAGATAATTTACCAATCTTCCAAGAACCTCTTAATACAGTACAATGCCTTCAAGGAAGTTATACAATTGATGGGAAGGTATTCAGGCGCCAAAATGTTTCTGGTAATGGGATGGATTGTTTTTTCAATGCAGCCGGTTTAAAGCGAGAAGAGCAGATTGCTAAGTTAAAACAGTATAAAAATGATACAACGGTGCGTGATATGATTACAAATGAAATTATATCGGCAGCTAAATCCTCGTATGAACTACCAGCCGAAGTTAAAAAATTAATTAATTATACCCTTTATGAAAGCCAAATAGAGCCCATCAATCGGTTAAAAGAAGAACGTAACAAGCAACTTACAGACCAAAGTAAGAAGTCAGAAGAGCAAGATATAAAAAAGCTTCCTCCAGTACTTCAGAATATAGATAGACAAGAAGAAGAGATACTAGCAGCATTAAGACAAAGAGCAAGTACTGTAGAAGTATATATGGCTTTTGTTGAAAATCATATAGGGAATAGAGAGATGATAGTCGCCCTCCATGATGTACAAGGCGATAATCCAACAAACCAAGAAGCAAATTTTACCTCTATCGATGCAATTGCATATATTAATAATTTAGGAATTAAAATATATCAGCCTGATAATAGGATACTGCACCTTACCCATCAATTTACTCCTCAAAATGCCACTAAAATTGTTTATTTATATCATAGTGGAATCCACTTCCAGACACTTATTCCAGGCAGAAATCAAGAGAAAGCAGTTGAGTTAAAACCTGAAGAGGAGTCTACTAAGGAGGATTTAGAAACTTTTCAACCTGAACTTGAAGAAGTAGATTTAGGTCAATCTATCAGTAGTTGCTTAGAAGCACAGACAATACCGGATGAGCATATGGAGGGTTTTGAAGTCCAAGGGAACATGGAAAAACGATGGAGCCCAATACATCAGGAGCCTGAATGGTCTACCTATGCTAAAGTAATTCAAACTAGTGGAGTAGATAATAGTGAGAGTGAGTATAGCAGCAGTGAAGAAAAAGAGCAAATGTTTCAATCGTTAAAAGAAAATCATCCAGGCCTTGGATATATTGATGATAAACATAACCCATATAATAGGAAAGGAGCAAAAAGGGCAGAAAAAATTCAAAGGAGATTAGAAAGAGAGGCTGTATTGAGACATCAATTACAAGAATATGAAATGAATGGAATTACAGTAAAGAAATGCCAAGGAAGCCGAAAAATAACTAAAATAGAGTTTTTAAAAGGTATTGCCCAGCAAGTGGCTCCTCATTTGGTTGAACTTGGAACTTGGGAGGATATACCAGAGTTTGTGGTAATTACTGGAAAAAATGGAGCAGGTAAATCACAGCTATTTGAATACATTGAAAGTGTATTAAATACTCACAATCCTACCATAAATTTTTTATTTCGAGGTCCTGATTATAATAATAGTCATGTTGCACATAATTTTGATACTAACAGAGATACTGACTATTTCATAAAAAATTCTACTCAACGTAAGGATCTCATAGCAGACATTATAAAATATTATAGGAGTGGGGAAATTAGTCTTAGATGGCAAAGTTGGAATCTTTATAGAGATATATTAGGAAAAATAGATGAGGGCTCACTTCACCAGTTCCCTAAGAAAAAGGATGACAATCTACCACATTCAATAGCAGCTCGTCTAGACGAGTTCAATACTGATAAACAAAAATTACGGGAGCAAGAAATTGGGAAGCTTATAGACAGCCATAAAGACTATAATAGTGAAAGTCATAATGTGAAAGATCCATTACAAGCATTAGGTAAGATATTCAACCTTTACGAACAACGTATTGAAGCACTCTTAGAGCATTATCGGCAGTTTGAGTATCTAAATACATTATTTGAATTTCGTTGTAAGAAAAAACAAAAACAAAAAGAAAGTGTTGATTCATATAGGGATTTTCTTAGGTATATACAAGATGAGGAGTCTATAAATAAGCTTATCAAGAAATATATTAAAGAGGAGCTTAGAATAGTATCCCCTTGTGAGGAAGCTAATAGAATATTAGTAAGAGAGGAATATAACTTTCCCTATAAACTTGTATTTACAAGCACTGATGGCCATAAAAAAATTAAGTTAGAAAGAAAGGCAGTAAAGGGTGATATTAGAGTTCCTTCAAGTTCGCTTTCCTCTGGAGAAAAGATGTTATTAGATTTAATGGCCTGGTTATTTTATTTCCAGGGAGTAAGCGCTGAGGGCGAGGATCCAGCTCAAGTGCAAAAGGTTGATATTATGTTACTTGACGAGCCGGACAGGCATTTAGATCCTGACTTATGCAAAATGTTATATACCTTTCTACATGACGAATTTGTTAAAAAGAGGCACATTCAAGTATTTATAACAACTCACCGGCTTGATACGGTTATATCAGCCCCCAAAAACAGTATCTATATAATGGGTGAAAGAAGCTTAAAGCAAGATAAAAACACAGCTGTTTCTAAAATGACAAGTACGGTTATAGAGCGTGCAACTAGCTCAAGAAGCGCTGCATCTGCTTTATCAGGAGGAGGGTTAACAGTAATAAGAGATGAAAATTATGTACTAGTAGAAAACAAACCTGATGTAAAATTTTACAATATCATTTATCAAAAATTCCTAGCCTCTTCGCAGCTGGGTAATTGTATGACTAAATTAATTTTCATGCCTGTAGGTATTAAATTCAAAAAGTTTACAAGAAAAGCTGGCAAACTTCAATCATGTTTTGGTACCATGATGGAGATGCTAAAGGGTAGTAGTACTGAGCATAGCAATGAATTTACAGAACTTATGAAAACTTCCGAAGATCTTATTACGGAGCTTAAGGGAATGGCACATCAAGGAGGGGGATGCAGCCAAGTAATGAAGAAAGTAAATGAAATTACATTATATGAAGGGAAATATGATGAGAAAGGGAGAGTATTACCGGGTGGAAATTTACAAGAATTAGAAGACAAGCACTATCCGGAAGTTATATGGGGACTGATTGATAATGACGATGCCGTTAGAAAGGGAGAATCCAGGGGAGTTGGTGGTGTACATGCAATTGATCAAGTATATAGCTTTGAAAATTACATATGTATGCCCTTGAATTTATTTTATTATATTAAAGATTATCAACATTACGAAGAGGGACTTTCAAGTGGAGCAACTTTGAAAACTATGCTTGATAACTTTAATGAGGAAGCGACGACTCAAGAAGATTTACAAAGAATTTCTGACAGTGTTATTACTTATCTAGTAGAAGTTAATAACAATAAAGAAAAGCCTATTGAATTTCTTAGCCCCTTCGAGCTTAATAGTGAAAATCAAGTTCCAGTGTTATTAATTAATGGTAATACGATAACATATCCAAAAGCATTTATCTCTGACCGAGGCCATACTTTGCTAGGAAATATTAGCTCGATTATTTTTGGAAAACGGGACGAAGAAAGAATGAGGACTTTATTATTTAAGAGCCTTGAGAGAATTCCTGTAAAATTTTTACCAAGCAAATTGTTAGAGCCAATACAGCATTTACAATCTTCAGTGAAGGTTAACAAACCAACAGCAGGAACGCAGGGAAGTAACAATAAAAGCAACAAAGCTAATAATGAAAAAACATTAGCAGCGATAATAGTTTGGTTAAATTTCAAAAAAGAGTTAGCAAGAATACGAACTTCGAAAAACAGTGAGGAGAAGATTGCCTTATCTTTGCCTGGGGTTAAAAAAGATGATATTATACACTTCTGCATAAAACAACTGCAAATGAAAAAGATTAAAATTATGTCAGATGGAACAATTTGTGAGGAGCAAGAAGAAAGAATTGAAGAGGAGGGGGAAAAAGCTAAGGTCCAACTCGGCAAGAAAGATAAGCCTGTTAAGGGTAAGAAGGGTAATAGAACTGCTGCGAAAAAGGTTGACAAAGAAGATAAAAAGGGTTAA